The nucleotide sequence CGCCAAGTTGCGCACACTTGAGGTCGGACAGAACCCGGCCGGCGGCTGGAACACCTTCCTCAAAGCCGTCTGACAGTCCCCGCACAGCCGCCCGCAGCGGGATTCGCGGGCGCCGCCGGCACAGAGGGGGGTGCGCAAGATCCCCCGAAACGCCCATGCGAAACTTTTCACATGAACTTTGGCAGCGCCCCCCGACGCCGCTCCAGCCGTCGACTCCGCGCCGTCGCCCTGCCGGTCATCGGCGTGGCGGCGGCGCTGGCGCTGACGGCGTGCGGCGGTGGCGGCAAGTCCGGCGGCGGCGGCAACACCAACTTCGTGTCGACGAGCGGCGGCATAGACACCGTCGCGAAGGGCGACCGCGGCTCGGCCGTCAAGATGTCGGGCGACACGCTCACCGGCAAGCAGCTCGACATCGCCAGCCTCAAGGGCAAGGTCGTCGTCCTGAACGTCTGGGGTTCGTGGTGCTCGCCCTGCCGTGAAGAGGCGCCCTATCTGGTGCGCGGAGCCGAGGACCTGGGGCCCAAGGGCGTGGCGTTCGTCGGGATCAACACCCGTGACGAGTCGAAGGGTCCGGCCATCGCGTTCGAGAAGGACAGCGGTCTGACCTACCCGAGCTTCTACGACCCGGCGGGCAAGCTCATCCTCAACAGCTTCCCCAAGGGCACCCTCAACCCGCAGGGCATCCCCTCCACGATCGTGCTCGACCGGCAGGGGAAGATCGCGGCCCGGTCGCTGGGCGGGGTCAACACGGACTCGCTGCACAAGATGATCGACCCGCTGATCGCGGAGAAGTGATCCCGTGCTGGCTCTCGCCGAGGCATCCCTCCAGAACGGCACGATCATGGACGGCGCGCTCCTCGCGGCGCTGCCGATCGCGCTGCTCGGCGGCCTCGTCTCGTTCTTCTCGCCCTGTGTGCTGCCGCTCGTACCCGGCTACCTCTCGTACGTGACCGGCGTCGCCGGTACGGATCTGGCGGACGCCCGACGCGGCCGGATGGTCGCGGGCGCCGCGCTGTTCGTCATCGGCTTCACCGCGGTCTTCGTCTCCGGCGGCGCGCTCTTCGGCTTCTTCGGGGAGCGGCTCCAGGAGAACCGGGAAGTGATCTCCAAGGTCCTCGGTGTCCTGCTGGTCGTGATGGGCGCGTTCTTCATGGGCATGATGCCCTGGCTCACCCAGCGCGAATTCCGCTTCCACAAGCGGCCGGTGACGGGTCTGGTGGGCGCACCGCTGCTCGGCGCGCTCTTCGGCGTCGGCTGGACGCCCTGCCTCGGCCCCACCCTCTCGTCCGTCAGCTTCCTGGCGATGAACCAGGCGAGCGCCGGCCGGGGCGCGATACTGACCGTCGCCTACTGCCTCGGTCTCGGCGTGCCGTTCCTGCTCGCCGCCGTGGCGTTCCGCAAGGCACTCGGCGCCTTCGGCTGGGTCAAGCGGCACTACGCGTGGGTGATGCGGATCGGCGGCGCGATGATGATCGTGACGGGGCTGCTGCTGCTGACCGGCGCGTGGGACAGCATCGTGCAACAGACGCAGTCCTGGTCCAACGGCTTCACGGTGGGGATCTAGTTCCATGAGCAAGACAGAGCCCGACAGCACAGCACGGGCCGACGACACAGCACGGGTCGACGACACAGCACGGACGACGGACGGCGCGGCCCAGGCGGAGGTCCGGGCCGAGGTCCAGGACGCCAGGGAACTCGGCGCCGCAGGATCCCAGCTCTCCACCGCCCCCCGCGAGGAATCCCTCATCGGCGGCCCGGTGCTGGGGGTGGTCGGCTGGGCGCGCTGGTTCTGGCGGCAGCTCACCTCCATGCGGATCGCGCTGCTCCTGCTGTTCCTGCTCTCCCTCGGCGCCATCCCCGGCTCGCTGATCCCGCAGAGCGGCAGCGACCAGCTCAAGGTCGAGACGTTCCAGAAGCAGCATCCGACGGTCTCGCCGATCTACGAGAAGCTCCAGCTGTTCCACGTCTACAGCTCGGTGTGGTTCTCCGCGATCTACATCCTGCTGTTCATCTCCCTCATCGGCTGCATCGTCCCGCGCACCTGGCAGTTCGTCGGCCAGCTGCGCGGCCGGCCGCCCGCCGCGCCCAAGCGGCTGACCCGGCTGCCCGCGTACACCACCTGGCGCACCACGGCCGAACCCGAAGAGGCACGCACGGCGGCGCTCGCGCTGCTCAAGAAGCACCGCTTCCGCGCGGACGCCGACGGGGACGCCGTCGCGGCCGAGAAGGGCTATCTGCGCGAGGCCGGGAACCTCATCTTCCATATCGCGCTGATCGTGATGCTGGTCTCCTTCGCCAGCGGCCAGCTCTTCAAGTCCGAGGGCGGCAAGCTGATCGTCGAGGGCGGCGCCTTCTCCAACACCCTCACCCAGTTCGACGACTTCAAGTCGGGGTCGCTCTTCGACGCGGACAACCTCGCGCCGTTCAGCTTCACCCTCGACAAGTTCGTCGGCACGTGGGAGCGGCAAGGGCCCGAGATCGGCACGGCCAGGACCTTCGAGGCGAAGGTCCGCTACACGGCGGGGCCCGGCGACAAGGAACACACCAAACTCATCAAGGTCAACAAGCCGCTCGTGGTCGACGGTTCGAAGGTCTACCTGATCTCCCACGGCTACGCGCCGACCGTCACCGTCAAGGACGGCAAGGGCAAGGTCGTCTTCTCCGGCGCGACGCCGCTGCTGCCCTTCGACACCAACCTCTCGTCCAGCGGCGCCATCAAGGTGATGGACGGGTACCGGGACAAGAACGGCAAGAAGGACCAGCTCGGTTTCGCCGCGCTCTTCGTGCCCACGTACGGCGGCAAGGCGTCCGGGCAGATGTTCTCGCAGTTCCCGGACCTCGACTTCCCGGCGCTCAACATCGGCGCGTACCACGGGGACCTGGGGGTCAACGCCGGTGTGCCGCAGAACGTGTACCAGCTGGACACCAGCAAGATGAAGCCCTTCAAGGACGCCCAGGGCAAGATCCTGAAGAAGACGCTGCTGCCGGGCGAGACCCTGACCCTGCCCGACGGGGCCGGTTCGATCACGATGGACAGGGACGTCAAGCAGTGGGCGAGCTTCCAGATCACCCACCAGCCCGGCGCCGGCTGGGCCCTCGGCGGCGCCATCGCGGCCATCCTGGGGCTGGCCGGTTCCCTCTTCATCCAGCGCCGCCGGATCTGGGTCCGGGCCGCCCGGGGCGCGGACGGCGTCACCGTCGTCGAGATGGCGGGGCTCGGCCGCAGCGAGTCCGCCAAACTCCCCGAGGAGCTGGGCGATCTGGCCCTGGCCCTCAACAATCAGGCGCCCACAGCGCCCGATCCCGACGAACCCGCCGAACCCGCCGAGACTGCCGAAACCGTCGAAACTGTCGAAGGGGCTGAGAAGTGAATCTCGCCGCCGCGGTAACCAACGAGAGCCTGGCGCACACCAGCAATGTGCTGATCTATTCATCCATGGCCGTCTATATGTTCGCCTTCTTCGCGCACATCGCGGAGTGGCTGTTCGGCAGCAGGAGCAAGATCGCCCGCACCGCCGCAGCGCTGACCGGCGACGCGAAGGAGTCCACGGCGGCCGGCTCCGTCAAGGTGCAGGTGGCCCGGAAGGGCGCGGGGACCGCCGTACTCGACCGGCCGAAGGTCGTCGTCAGGACCGCGTCCGGCACCCGTGACGTCCCCGACGGACCCGGCGCCGCGGGCGGTGACGAGCAGGGCGACATGTACGGCCGGATCGCCATCTCCCTCACCATTCTCGCCTTCGTCGTCGAGGCCGGGGGTGTCCTCACCCGCGCGCTGTCCGTACAACGGGCGCCGTGGGGCAACATGTACGAGTTCAACCTGACCTTCTCCACGGTCGCCGTCGGGGTGTACCTCACCTTCCTGGCGCTGAAGAAGAACATCCGCTGGCTCGGGCTGCCCCTGGTCACCACGGTCCTCCTGGACCTCGGCCTCGCCGTCACCGTCCTGTACACCGCCAGCGACCAGCTGGTTCCCGCCCTGCACTCGTACTGGCTGTGGATCCACGTCTCCACCGCGATCTTCTGCGGCGCCGTGTTCTACGTCGGCGGGGTCGCCACGCTGCTCTACCTCTTCCGGGAGCGCTACGAGTCCAAGCTGGCGGCGGGCCGTCAGCCGGGCGCCTTCGCCACCTCCGTCATGGAGCGGCTGCCCGCGTCGGCCACGCTCGACAAGTTCGCCTACCGCGTCAACGCCGCCGTCTTCCCGCTCTGGACGTTCACGATCATCGCGGGCGCGATCTGGGCGGGCGACGCGTGGGGCCGGTACTGGGGCTGGGACCCGAAGGAGACCTGGTCGTTCATCACCTGGGTCGCGTACGCCGGCTACCTGCACGCACGCGCCACCGCGGGCTGGAAGGGCCGCAAGGCCGCCTACCTGGCGCTGATCGCCTTCGGCTGCTGGCTGTTCAACTACTACGGCGTGAACATCTTCGTCACCGGCAAGCACTCGTACGCCGGCGTCTGAGCGGTCCGCCCGCCCCGTACCGCGTGCCCCCGTACCGCCTGCCCCGTCCGTACGGGGCAGGCGGTACGTGTGTGTCAGCGGCGCGGCCGTACGCCCGGCTCCTGCTTCGGCAGGGTCTGGCCGTCGCCCGGCAGCGTCGGTTTCGGCAGCGTCGCGACCTCTTCCTTGGCCTCCGCCAGCTGCTCGGCCGTGTCCGTCGGCAGCGCCGGCGGCCGGTGTGCCGCGGACCTGAAGCCGAACGCCGAGGTCAGGTCGCCGAAGGTACGGCGGCGCCACTCGGTGATGTTCGGCTCCTCGACCCCGGTGAACCTCTCCAGGAACTGCAGGACCGACGTGTGGTCGAACGCCTCACCCGCGGCCCACCCGCCCACCGTCCACGGGGAGATCACCAGGCACGGCACCCGGAACCCGCCGCCGATGGGCAGGCCCTGGACGAACTCGTCCACCGTCCCCGCCTTCGGGGTCGGCGGCACGACATGGTCGAAGAGGCCGTCGTTCTCGTCGTAGTTGAGGATGAACGCCGTCTTGCGCCACACCGCCGGGTTGGACGCGATGGCCTCGATCTTCGACGCCACGAAGTCCGCGCCCGCCGCGGGCAGGTAGTTGGGGTGCTCCGACTGCGCCGCCGTCGGCAGGATCCATGACACGGCCGGCAGCCGGTCGTTGCGCGCGTCGTCCTCGAAGGTGCCCTCGGGCTGCGCGACCATCGCCCGGTCGTACAGCGGATCGCCCGGCTTGGCGTCCTGGAACTGCTGGAACTCCGACAGCATGTTCGTGCCGTAGTTGTCGGTCTGCTGGTACACCTTCCAGTCGACCCCCGCCGCCTGCAGGCGCTCGGCGTACGTCGTCCAGCTGTACGGCTTGGGCGCGGAGTTCGAGATGACCGGGCCGCCCTTGGTGCCTGACGGGTCGATGCTCGCGGTCATCCAGTAGAGCCGGTTCGGCCAGGTCGGGCCCATCACCGAGCAGAAGTAGTTGTCGCAGATCGTGAACGCCTCGGCCAGCGCGAACTGGAAGGGGATGTCGTCACGCGTGTAGTAGCCCATCACGTACGGGCCGTTGGCGCCGTCCGCCTTGCGGTGCGCGGGCAGCCACTGGTCCATCGCGCCGTTGTTCCACGCCTGGTGCTGCACGGCCCACGCGTGGCTGGTGGACGGGATGGCCTGGGCGCTCGTGGTGTGCGTGTCCAGGTGGAACGGCAGCGTGTAGCCCTGCGGGTTGACCGTGTCCGGCTGGTAGAACACGGACTTGCCGGTGGAGAGCTTGCGCGCGTGCGGGTCGGCGAAGCCGCGCACGCCCTTGAGCGTGCCGAAGTAGTGGTCGAAGGAGCGGTTCTCCTGCATCAGCAGGACGACATGCTCGATGTCGTCGATCGAGCCGCCGCGCGCGGGGCCCGCTGCCACGGCCTTCTGGATGCTGGGGGGAAGCAGACTCAGACCGGCGGCGCCACCGAGCACACCGGCCGTCGAACCGAGAAGTCTGCGACGGGTCATTTCGGGCATGGGTATTCCCACTTCCCTTGAGACGCATGGGGGTTGGTCGACCGCAGACGACTCTCCCGGGGCGCGGGACCCGAGGAAGAGGGGGATTGCGTGAACGGCACATCAAGGCATCGCAAAGGCGCCAATTGATCGCAAAGTGTGCCAGTGGTGCGACCAATGGCGCGCCGGGGCTCGCCGTAACGGCCCGTACGGTGCGTGCTGCCTGGTCCGGGCAGGTGTCGCGCGACCGGACCGACCGGCCGTCAGCCGGCTTTCGGGGCGGGCGGACAGCGACACCGGGGCGTACCGGCGCCGGGCGCGCGGCGCGGGTACGTCACGGCCCGCCACCGGGCATTCACCTGGAGTGTGGCGAACGGTCAGATGCGACGGTCAGATGCAGCGCTCAGATGTGGCGCTCAGTCGCGGCCGATGTCCTCGTACCAGAGTTCGGGGCGCTCCTCGATGAACGAACGCATCATCGACGCGCACTCCGCGTCGTCCACCAGCTCGATCCGCACACCGTGCTCGGCGAGCCAGTCGTGCCCGCCGTGGAACGTCCGCGCCTCGCCGATCACCACCCGCGAGATGCCGAACTGCCGCACCAGACCGCTGCAGTACCAGCACGGTGAGAGTGTCGTCACCATCGTCGTGCCGCGGTACGAACGCTGCCGGCCCGCGGCGCGGAAGGCCGCCGTCTCTGCGTGCAGCGAGGGGTCGCCGTCCTGGACCCTGCGGTTGTGGCCCCGGCCCAGCAGCGCCCCTTCGGGGCCGTACAGCGCCGCGCCGATGGGGATGCCGCCCTCGGCGAGCCCGGCCCGCGCCTCGGCGACAGCGGTCGCCAGCCACTCCCGGGCCTGTGCCGCGTCCAACGGCCCGGCCAAGGCCCCGTCCGGCGTCACTGCTTCGGCGGGGTGTCGTCGTCGCGGTCCTTGAGGGACCGCAGGAACTCCGGGTTGTCGTCCGGCGCGACCCAGCCGCCGCCACGCCCCGCGCGCGGCGCCCGCCTGTCCCGCCCCACGACCAGCCAGGCAATGGACCCGACCAGTGGGAACAGCAGCACGAGAATCGCCCAGACGGGCTTGGGCAGATGGCGGATCTCCTTCTCGTCACTGGTGAGACAGTCGATGAAGGCATAGATGCTGAGGCCCAGCGGCACCAGAATCATCAGCACCCGAAGCATGGCGGGTCCCCTCTGCGCGTGGTCCGCGCGTGGCGGTCGGGACCGGATCGCGGCCCCGTGACGGGACCAGCGTAGCGAGTGACCGATACTTGACCTCATGGCTTATGACGATCTTCGCTCGCTGCTCAGGGCGCTGGAGCGCGAAGGCGACCTCAAGCGCGTGAAGGCCGAGGTCGACCCGTATCTGGAGATCGGGGAGATCACCGACCGCGTCAACAAGGCCGGCGGGCCGGCGCTGCTCTTCGAGAACGTCAAGGGCTCGTCGATGCCGCTGGCCATGAACGTGTACGGGACGGACCGCCGCCTCCTCAAGGCGCTCGGCCTGAAGTCGTACGCCGACATCAGCGACAAGATCGGCGGGCTGCTCAAGCCCGAGCTGCCGCACGGCTTCGTGGGGGTGCGCGAGGCGTTCGGCAAGCTCGGCACGATGGCGCACGTACCACCCAAGAAGGTGAAGGAGGCGCCCGTCCAGGAAGTCGTCCTGACAGGTGACGACGTGGACCTGGACCAGCTGCCCGCGCTGTTCACCTGGCCCGAGGACGGCGGCTCGTTCTTCAACCTCGGTCTGACGCACACCAAGGACCCCGAGACGGGCATCCGCAACCTCGGGCTCTACCGCCTCCAGCGCCACGACCGGCGCACCATCGGTATGCACTGGCAGATCCACAAGGACAGCCGCAACCACTACCAGGTCGCCGCCAGGCGCGGTGAGCGGCTGCCGGTCGCCATCGCCTTCGGCTGCCCGCCGTCCGTGACGTACGCGGCGACGGCGCCGCTCCCCGGCGACATCGACGAGTACCTCTTCGCCGGGTTCGTGCAGG is from Streptomyces sp. NBC_00370 and encodes:
- a CDS encoding TlpA family protein disulfide reductase; this translates as MNFGSAPRRRSSRRLRAVALPVIGVAAALALTACGGGGKSGGGGNTNFVSTSGGIDTVAKGDRGSAVKMSGDTLTGKQLDIASLKGKVVVLNVWGSWCSPCREEAPYLVRGAEDLGPKGVAFVGINTRDESKGPAIAFEKDSGLTYPSFYDPAGKLILNSFPKGTLNPQGIPSTIVLDRQGKIAARSLGGVNTDSLHKMIDPLIAEK
- a CDS encoding cytochrome c biogenesis CcdA family protein, with product MDGALLAALPIALLGGLVSFFSPCVLPLVPGYLSYVTGVAGTDLADARRGRMVAGAALFVIGFTAVFVSGGALFGFFGERLQENREVISKVLGVLLVVMGAFFMGMMPWLTQREFRFHKRPVTGLVGAPLLGALFGVGWTPCLGPTLSSVSFLAMNQASAGRGAILTVAYCLGLGVPFLLAAVAFRKALGAFGWVKRHYAWVMRIGGAMMIVTGLLLLTGAWDSIVQQTQSWSNGFTVGI
- the resB gene encoding cytochrome c biogenesis protein ResB → MSKTEPDSTARADDTARVDDTARTTDGAAQAEVRAEVQDARELGAAGSQLSTAPREESLIGGPVLGVVGWARWFWRQLTSMRIALLLLFLLSLGAIPGSLIPQSGSDQLKVETFQKQHPTVSPIYEKLQLFHVYSSVWFSAIYILLFISLIGCIVPRTWQFVGQLRGRPPAAPKRLTRLPAYTTWRTTAEPEEARTAALALLKKHRFRADADGDAVAAEKGYLREAGNLIFHIALIVMLVSFASGQLFKSEGGKLIVEGGAFSNTLTQFDDFKSGSLFDADNLAPFSFTLDKFVGTWERQGPEIGTARTFEAKVRYTAGPGDKEHTKLIKVNKPLVVDGSKVYLISHGYAPTVTVKDGKGKVVFSGATPLLPFDTNLSSSGAIKVMDGYRDKNGKKDQLGFAALFVPTYGGKASGQMFSQFPDLDFPALNIGAYHGDLGVNAGVPQNVYQLDTSKMKPFKDAQGKILKKTLLPGETLTLPDGAGSITMDRDVKQWASFQITHQPGAGWALGGAIAAILGLAGSLFIQRRRIWVRAARGADGVTVVEMAGLGRSESAKLPEELGDLALALNNQAPTAPDPDEPAEPAETAETVETVEGAEK
- the ccsB gene encoding c-type cytochrome biogenesis protein CcsB; translated protein: MNLAAAVTNESLAHTSNVLIYSSMAVYMFAFFAHIAEWLFGSRSKIARTAAALTGDAKESTAAGSVKVQVARKGAGTAVLDRPKVVVRTASGTRDVPDGPGAAGGDEQGDMYGRIAISLTILAFVVEAGGVLTRALSVQRAPWGNMYEFNLTFSTVAVGVYLTFLALKKNIRWLGLPLVTTVLLDLGLAVTVLYTASDQLVPALHSYWLWIHVSTAIFCGAVFYVGGVATLLYLFRERYESKLAAGRQPGAFATSVMERLPASATLDKFAYRVNAAVFPLWTFTIIAGAIWAGDAWGRYWGWDPKETWSFITWVAYAGYLHARATAGWKGRKAAYLALIAFGCWLFNYYGVNIFVTGKHSYAGV
- a CDS encoding alkaline phosphatase family protein translates to MPEMTRRRLLGSTAGVLGGAAGLSLLPPSIQKAVAAGPARGGSIDDIEHVVLLMQENRSFDHYFGTLKGVRGFADPHARKLSTGKSVFYQPDTVNPQGYTLPFHLDTHTTSAQAIPSTSHAWAVQHQAWNNGAMDQWLPAHRKADGANGPYVMGYYTRDDIPFQFALAEAFTICDNYFCSVMGPTWPNRLYWMTASIDPSGTKGGPVISNSAPKPYSWTTYAERLQAAGVDWKVYQQTDNYGTNMLSEFQQFQDAKPGDPLYDRAMVAQPEGTFEDDARNDRLPAVSWILPTAAQSEHPNYLPAAGADFVASKIEAIASNPAVWRKTAFILNYDENDGLFDHVVPPTPKAGTVDEFVQGLPIGGGFRVPCLVISPWTVGGWAAGEAFDHTSVLQFLERFTGVEEPNITEWRRRTFGDLTSAFGFRSAAHRPPALPTDTAEQLAEAKEEVATLPKPTLPGDGQTLPKQEPGVRPRR
- a CDS encoding nucleoside deaminase, which translates into the protein MDAAQAREWLATAVAEARAGLAEGGIPIGAALYGPEGALLGRGHNRRVQDGDPSLHAETAAFRAAGRQRSYRGTTMVTTLSPCWYCSGLVRQFGISRVVIGEARTFHGGHDWLAEHGVRIELVDDAECASMMRSFIEERPELWYEDIGRD
- a CDS encoding PLD nuclease N-terminal domain-containing protein; the protein is MLRVLMILVPLGLSIYAFIDCLTSDEKEIRHLPKPVWAILVLLFPLVGSIAWLVVGRDRRAPRAGRGGGWVAPDDNPEFLRSLKDRDDDTPPKQ